The proteins below are encoded in one region of Eulemur rufifrons isolate Redbay chromosome 2, OSU_ERuf_1, whole genome shotgun sequence:
- the PTGDR gene encoding prostaglandin D2 receptor, with product MRSPFYSCHNATSVEKGNSATMGWLLFSAGLLGNLLALGLLARSGLGWCPPRPPRPQPSVFYVLVCGLTITDLLGKCLLSPVVLAAYAQNQSLWVLVPASGNSLCQVFAFFMSFFGLASTLQLLAMALECWLSLGHPFFYRRHITPRRGALVAPVVSAFCLAFCSLPFAGFGKFVQYCPGTWCFIQMVHEEGSLSVLGYSVLYSSLMALLVLATVLCNLGAMSNLYTMHRRLRRLAPSSTRELHAVEREASPQPLEELDHLLLLALMTVLFTMCSLPVIYRAYYGAFKDVKEKNGTSEEKEDLRALRFLSVISIVDPWIFIIFRTSLFRMFFHRICIRPIIYKTWHSTSCQTNMESSL from the exons ATGAGGTCGCCTTTCTACAGCTGCCACAACGCCACCTCAGTGGAGAAGGGCAACTCGGCGACAATGGGCTGGTTGCTTTTCAGCGCGGGCCTCCTGGGCAACCTCCTGGCCCTGGGACTGCTGGCGCGCTCGGGGCTGGGATGGTGCCCTCCGCGCCCGCCGCGCCCGCAGCCGTCGGTCTTCTACGTGCTGGTGTGCGGCCTGACAATCACCGACTTGCTGGGCAAGTGCCTCTTGAGCCCTGTCGTGCTGGCTGCCTACGCGCAGAACCAGAGCCTATGGGTGCTCGTGCCCGCATCGGGCAATTCGCTGTGCCAAGTCTTCGCCTTCTTCATGTCCTTCTTCGGGCTCGCCTCCACGCTGCAGCTCCTTGCCATGGCGCTGGAGTGCTGGCTCTCCCTGGGGCACCCCTTCTTCTACCGACGGCACATCACCCCGCGCCGGGGCGCGCTGGTGGCGCCGGTCGTGAGCGCCTTCTGCCTGGCTTTCTGCTCACTGCCTTTCGCGGGCTTCGGGAAGTTTGTGCAGTACTGCCCCGGCACCTGGTGCTTTATCCAAATGGTCCACGAGGAGGGCTCGTTGTCGGTGCTGGGCTACTCTGTGCTCTACTCCAGCCTCATGGCGTTGCTGGTCCTCGCCACCGTGCTGTGCAACCTGGGCGCTATGAGCAACCTCTACACGATGCACCGGCGCCTGCGGCGCCTCGCGCCCTCCAGCACCAGGGAGCTGCACGCCGTCGAGAGGGAGGcgtccccacagcccctggagGAGCTGGATCACCTCCTGTTGCTGGCCCTCATGACCGTGCTGTTCACCATGTGTTCCCTGCCCGTAATT tATCGTGCTTACTATGGAGCGTTTAAAGATGTCAAGGAGAAAAATGGAACCTCTGAAGAAAAGGAAGACCTCCGAGCCTTGCGTTTTCTATCTGTGATTTCAATCGTGGACCCTTggattttcatcatttttagaaCTTCACTATTTCGGATGTTTTTTCATAGGATTTGCATAAGACCTATTATATATAAGACTTGGCACAGCACTTCCTGCCAAACTAACATGGAATCCAGTCTGTGA